DNA from Acetomicrobium sp. S15 = DSM 107314:
TCGTTTTTTCTTCTGCGTCGCGACGTACGCCTATGTTGGAGGCGGTTTTGTCTTTTGCTTTTATGTGGGGTGTCGTTGGTAAGCGTGTCTGTCCTGGTCGACAAAACGCTGGTGCAGCTTCTCTTTAGGGAATTGTCACAGCTTGCCTCTGCGGGCGACGTAGAAGCTTTTTCCAACAATAGATCTCTCCTGTGGCAGGCCGCATGGAATATGACGCAAGACAGCCCTATCTTGGGGCACGGCTGGAAAAGCTTTAAAGAGCTCTTCCCTGCCTTTGCCCCTGAAGGGTGGAAAGAAGGCGTGCCTTCAGCTCCGCATAATGGTTATTTCACCCTCCTCGTGAGCGGCGGTTTTCCCCTCTTGTTATCTTACCTTGCGCTTCAATGGCGGATGATAAAAAGCGCCTATCGTGCCTTTAAAAGCGGCATGCACAGGCATCATGCTGTTGCAGCCTTAAGCCTTGTTGTGGGGCAACTCGTGTATTCCATGGGGGGGAGCCACTTCGATGCCCGTCAGACCGTGGGCTGCATCGCCTGGGCCTTTATGGGGCTTGCCCTTGCCTTAGGCAGAAAATAACCCGGGTTCTACCATTTACAAAATCATGCAGGTGGTAATCCTTAGATTAAGGTTTGCCACAACCTAACCTGAGGCAAGTTAGGAACTAAGTGAGGGAATAATTGTATGATGAAGTTATTGTGAATATCCAAAAAGTTGAAGGCAAGAAGGGGATAAGGAAAGGAGTTATGGTAAATTTCAAAACCTGGGGACTTGCATTGATGACCGTTTGTGTTATCATAATGCGGCTGATGTGCGTATATACACGAAATCGGTTGCGCGCATCAGGCACTCGTCATAAGGGGTCCCATCGTCTAGTGGCCTAGGACACCGCCCTTTCAAGGCGGCGGCACGGGTTCGAATCCCGTTGGGACCGCCACTGTGCCGGTGTAGCTCAATCGGCAGAGCAGCGCACTCGTAATGCGCAGGTTGGCGGTTCAAGTCCGCCCGCCGGCTCCATAATGCGGTAAGGAGGCCACCATAGGTGGCCTTTTGTCATGTTTGGTCATGTATACAGCAGAATACGGTAGAATGTGCTTGGAGGTGTTTCATCAAATTGACAAAACCACGGCGCATCTTGTTTGCCAGACATGCCCAGACGGATTGGAACGACTTATCCCGCTATCAGGGGCGCACAGATGTCCCTTTGAACGTCGGAGGTCGTCGCCAAGCTGAGAATCTCGCCAGAAGGCTTGCCTATTGGAAGGCCGACCGAGTCTTTTCGAGCACACTGGTCCGCGCCAGGGAGACTGCCGAAATTGTTATGGAGAAGATGCCCGACCCTCCAGCTTTGGAGCTATTCGAAGACCTCGTGGAGCTCGATTTCGGCGAGTGGGAAGGCCTGTCCGTTTCTGAAGTGAGGCAGCGCTATGGGGAGCTTTACGAGCGGTGGAGAGACGACCCCGCCTCCGTCGATCCTCCCAAGGGAGAGTCCTTCGATGACATGATAAGGCGGGTGAATCGGGCCATATCTCCCATCCTGTCGTCCGACGCGGAGCGGGTGCTCGTGATCTGTCACGGCGGCACGATAAGGGCTGCCGTGGTGTCGCTGCTCGGCGCTCCTTCATCAATAGCCTGGCGCATTCGCATAGACAATTGTGCCCTCTTCGCCGTCGATATATTAGACGGCAGGCGCTCCTTGGCCTTTGCGAACGACGCATTGCATCTCTTCGTGGGCGATGCGCAAGCGGAGCAGATCCCGCTACTTCCGTAAAATGACTGAGTTTGTGCGCTTTCCCTGTTGTGGTATCATTACGGGGTTAAAATGGAAGAATTTCCGGACTTGCGAGAGGAGCGGCATTATGGCAAGAAATAGCTCCTCCCAGGGATTAGATCCGCAGGAGGAAGCAGAACTTTGGAGGCTTTGCCGGCAGGGCGACGAGGAGGCGAGGGAAGCCTTGATAGTCGCCTATCGTCCGCTCGTCTTTTGGTTGGCAAGGCGTTTTTCTTTGGACGACGGCACCGCTAAAGATTTGCTCCAAGAGGGTATGCTCGCCCTCATTAAAGCTGTCGATGCCTATGACGTCTCGCGCGGCAATAAGTTCACCACTTATGCCTTCTATCGCATCCGCGGGCATATGATAAACTTCCTCGAGAGGAGCGAAAAAAGAGCGCCGTGTCCTGTCGATGTGGAAGGGGAAATTGCTCAGCCTGGCGAGCAGGGCGCCGTCGAGTGGCATCTCCTATTGGAAGAGGCGATGGGTGTCCTCACCCTTAAGGAAAGGGACGTCATTCAGGCCCTGGTGGTAGAGGGCAAAAGAGCTGGCGATGTGGCAAGAGATGCTGCGATAGACGTCAGTCACGTATATCGCATACGACGCAAAGCGCTGGCCAGGTTGAGGACAGCTTTGGGTTTGTCCGCGCCACCGGGCGGGCAAAAGCGGGGATAAAAGCAAGAGAGGCATATTAATCGGTAAGCGGGGCGGGGGTAATCGTGGAAGGGCGCTTAAAGCGGATAGAACGGTGGGTAGAGCGGTGCATAGCTGCCTGGCGTGCCGGCAAGCCGGAGGCGGCTATGGCGGAGCTCGCGTGCGCTAAGGCAGAGCTCGACATGGCCGGCGAAGAGATGTGGCGCTTTTGCGCCTCGAAAGGTCACCACAGGAAGACTATTTCGCCATGGCGGCTCCTTCGACCGGCGGGAGTCCTCCTCGGCGTGGTTATCGTTTTAGCCACGGCTCTTCCGCTCTCCAACCTTCCACTTTCCAAAGATCAGGGAGGGCGCATCCAGCGCCTTGGCTTCGATGCTCCCGACCTTCGCTTGGAATTCGTGACCGAGGATGAAGGCAGGCTGTTAAACCTCCTCAGGGAGAGCCTTACTTCGACAAGAGAAGAGCAATTTGCCGATTTTCAAGTATCCGGATCTACTCTATCTCGGGACAAAAAGGCAGAAATGATGATGCCTTCGAGACCGGAAGCGTCATCGCGATCTGCCTCCGGTAACGGCGAGGCTCCCCTTTCTGCCGAAGCGTCCTCTGTGCCTTTAGAGGAGTTTCTCACCCTCGTGCAGATCGGTGAACGGGCACTGAGGGGTGAGGACTCGCCCATTATCTTTGAAAAACCTTGATCCTTCGGGAGAGTGATTGAGCGGTGAGGCACTTCGTTGTTATGATAGTTTTAGCGGTATTTTTGACCGTAGCAATTTGCGGAAGCTCAGCGGCGCAGCAGCCTGTGGTTGTAGAGCTTGCCGCGGAGGGAAACAAAGAGATAGCCTCGCAGTACGTCCTCGGTGTTGTCGGGACCAAGGTGGGGGATCGATTGAGCAGGGAGCAGATCGACAGGGACATAGAGGCTATCTACAACTTGGGTTTTTTTTCATACGTAGATGTCAGGTTGGAGACCAGGCCCGACGGCGTGAAGGTCGTCTATGTGGTGCAGGAAAATCCTCCGGTGAAGGAGATCAGGTTTGAGGGCAATTCGATATACAGCGACGAAGAGCTGATGAAAGAGGTCTTCACCGTCCCTGGAAGCATCTTCAATCGCGTCTTCTTCCGGCACGACTTGGAGCGCATTCAGAATAAATACAGGGAAGCTGGCTATGTCCTCGTGAGGATGCAGGATGTGCGCTTTGAAAACGGGATCGTCGAAGTGCAGATAGTGGAGCCCCGTGTGGGAGAGATCATAATACAGGGCAACACGAGGACCAAAACCAATGTGATCCGCAGGGAGATACCGATAAAGGAAGGCGATGTCTTCAACGCCACGTATATGCGCCACTCCCTCAACAAGCTCCAGAGGCTCGGGTATTTCGAAGACGTAAGTGTGGGTTTTGAGCCCACCGATAAGCCAGAAGTGATGAATATAGTCATAACCGTTACAGAGCAGAGAACAGGCCGCATAGGCGTCTCTATGGGCCACGGCTCGAGTAGCGGCTGGAGCGGCGGTCTTGTGTATGAAGACACAAACTGGCAGGGAAAAGGACACAAGGCTACCGTGGGCTTCGAGACGGGCGACCGCGAACAATATTGGATCTCCTACGAGGAGCCTTTTATGGACGAGCAGTATTATTCTTGGAAAGTCGGCGTTTACAAACATCAGTGGGAAGATATCAACTATGTCGACGACAGAGGCGACACGATCTTCGAATACGATGAGGACAGGACCGGCTATTACATCGGCGCCGGCAGAAAGTTCAAGCACGACCCCCGCATGAACTGGTATGTGACGCTCGATTGGCACGACTCTTCGGTAGACCCCACCTGGTGGCACTCCGAAGGGCCCGTAGACTATGAGGCTGTCAGGAACCTTTTGAGCAGCGGTAAGACTTTTTCCGTCTTGGGGACGGTTCAAAGGACAAACACGGACAGGTATCTGAGCTATCCCAAAGGCGACGTGGAAATTCTCAACATACAGCAGGCCATGAGCATAATGGGAAGCGACTGGGACTATACCAAATACTGGATAGAGGGGCGATATTATACACCACTTACCTTTCTGCAGGATATGTTCGGGGCGGAGCTCGGCACGAAGGATAACCCGGCGATACTGGCAGCTCGTGTGAGGGCTGGCTTTTCAAGCGGCACCCTTCCCTGGGCCGACCAGTATTTCTTGGGCGGGAACAAAGACCTGCGCGGCTACGAGGAAGATCAGTTCGAGGGGAGCGAGATGTTTCTGGCGAACGTGGAACTCAGAATCCCCATACAGGAGGCCGTTGGCTTCGTCATCTTCTACGATGTGGGCAACGCCTGGGGAGGCGTAAAATGGAAGCCGGAGAGCTATCAGGATGGAGTCCTAGTCCCTCCCCATATCGAAAGAGACAGCAGCAGTTTCAGCCTTTCTGACCTGCACGATGCTTGGGGCTTCGGTGTGCGCGTCAAAACTCCTTTGGGCAACATCCGCCTTGACGTCGCAGAGGGCGATTACGAGACCTTTACCCACTTCGGCTTCGGCGAGCTCTTCTGAATGAGATGCCGTATCGGAGATGCGCTGCCCTGTTGATCCTTTGCTTTTTTTTGGGCAAGGCAGAGGCCGCTTGTGAGCCCGTAGCGGTGGTTGGTCCGCCCGAGTGGTTGGCCAGTGCTGCTAAAGAAGCTCTTTCCGCCGTCTGGCGTGAGATGTCGCCTCGTTATTCCGAAGAGCAAAAGGTCAGGATGCTCTCCCTCGTGGCAGGGAGGCTTTTCGAAGGGTATGAGGCTTCCTCCGTCGAGGTTCAAGCGGGGGGGGTGCTCCTTTTCCTCACCCCCAGGGCGGCGTCCGATTGGCGGGTGCGCATCGTCCCGCCGCAGATGTCGCAAAGCCTTTCTCCCTGGTTTGAGGGAGACATAAAGGGGGTTGATTCCTCCATCTTAACTCTCCTCGAAGGCGTGCCCGTGGAAGCTTTGAGATGGGGCGATAGGGCCCTCCACGGGGAAGTGGCGCGCCTCTTGGGAGAGCGCCTTCCGGGATGGGAGCCGCACCTCTTGGTCAAGGCCGAAGAGAAGGCGGTGACCTTGGAAGTCTCCTTCTCTCCCCGCCCCCCGCTGGTCTTATTCGTGGAGCCGCGTATATTTTCTCGTTCCCTCCCCGTGTTTTTGATCTCAAACGTGAGGGAGGACGTCATCGAGACGCTCTCTCCTATCGTGGGGATGCCGCTGGAGTGGGTCTCCCTCCACGCCGCGGAGGTGGAGTCTTGGGCCAAGGAGACGCTCGAGGGGGAGAGAATCATCTCAGAGGCGCGGGGCGTCGCCGACGTGCGCTTTAAGCCGGAGCGCCTGAGCCGGCTCGAGGCGGATGTTGAAAGTAGCCGATATACGGCCTGGGTTTGGGCCGCCGCTTATGCCGGCACCGACGATCGTTATCCCGAAATCGGCCTTCACTTGGGGCGCAAGGCGCAACCCCTTTCCGGTTGGGATGTCGAACTATACGGCGAGTGGGTGCTTGAAGTTAACGATGCCGACCTCGAGAGTCGCTGGGGGCTGCGCTGGTCTCCATGGCTCAGGATATGGCTGGGCTACGAGGTGGCCTATCCGGGCGAAAAAGGGTGGGCGCGGTTATGGCTCGAGGGCGGCGTTAAAAGGCCCTATTTTTGGTGGCGTCGCAATGACGACGGTCAAGATAATTGGGGGTTAGGATATCGTATCACCGAGCATATAGCAATAGAGCTTCATTATGACGAAAGAGATAACGATTCCCTGAGCCTTAGGGCGTTGGGAAATCTGTAGGTGAGGCACCAATGACACTAATGAGCGATGAAGCAGTTTTTTCGCTGGAAGATATAGCTAAAGAAGTGGGCGGCTCTGTCAGGGGCAACCCAAGGCGGCTCGTTTCGGGCGTGACGTCTCCGTGGAGCGCCGACGCGAGCCGTATAACTCCAGTTTGGGAGAAGAAAGTGCTCGAGGGGCTTCCTGAAGACGTGCCGCTTTTGGCGCCTCCCGGATGGATAGAACCTGGCCGAGACGGGGTAGAGGTCCAAAACCCGAGGGGTGCCCTGGCGAAGCTGCTTACCCTCTTCTGTAAACCGAGGAGCTTTCCGCCGGGCATTCATCCCTCTGCGGTCGTTCATCCCGAAGCCTCGGTAGACCCTTATGTCCATATCGGGCCGCTCTGCGTAGTGGAATCCGGCGCGCATTTGTCTTCCGGTGCGGTCCTGGAGGCCCACGTCTTCGTGGGTGAAAACGTCAAAGTAGGAGAGGGAACGCGCATAGAGCCCATGGTCGTGATATATCGCGACACCGTAATAGGCAGGCGCTGCCTGATTCACGGCGGCAGCGTTATAGGGTGTGATGGGTTCGGATTTGAGAGCTTGAGCGAGGGCGGCCTCGCGAAGATCCCGCAGATCGGCAGGGTGGTCGTGGAGGACGATGTGGAGATAGGAGCTGCCGTCACCATAGACAGGGCTACGATGGGTGAGACGCTGATAGGCGCCGGCACAAAAATAGACGACCACGTGCACGTAGGGCACAACGCCAGGATCGGGCGCAACTGCGTGCTGGTGGCCATGACAGGGATCGGAGGCAGCGCCCATCTCGAAGACGGGGTAGTTATGGCAGCTCAAAGCGGCGTGAGGGATCATGCGCGCATCGGAAGGGATGCCAAAGTGGCTGCCAGGGCAGGCGTGACCAAAGATATTCCTCCCGGGAAGATCGTCTCTGGCTTCCCTGCCCGCGACCACAGAGAAGAGCTGAAAGTTCAGGCCATCCTTCACCGTTTGCCGGACCTCGTGAGCCTGCTCGACGATCTTAAAAAACGGGTCGATAAATTGTCGGAACAGGTGAAGGGCAATGACTCGTAGGGGTTTATCCCGCCCCGCAGAACTTTCCGGAGTTGGCCTGCACACGGGACGATTCTCCCGGTTGCGCCTCCTCCCTGCGGGCAAAAAAGGGCTTTGCTTTACCTTCGGAGACGAGAGCTTCCCCTTGGCGCAGGCGAAAGGTGAAAGCTCTGGCAGAGGGACAGACCTTCGCTTTCCCGGCGGTAAGGTCCTTCGCACGGCGGAACACCTGATGGCCGCCGTTTTCGGCATGGCCTTGGATGACCTCGAGATAGCCGTGGATGGAGAAGAGGTGCCGGCTGCGGACGGCAGTGCCCTCCCCTTCGTGGAGGCGATAGAATCCGCAGGCATAGTCGAAAGCGACGAGATCAGCGAGGCCTTTGCGATCTCCTTCCCTATAGGTGTGGATGATCCGCCTAAAGAGCGGTCGATCTGTGTCCTGCCGGGTGCAGCGCTGTTTTTGACCTATATCATCTCTTTCAACCATCCATCGGTGGGCGCGCAATACCTATCACTTGAGATCGACCCCGAGCGTTTCAAGCGCGAGATAGCGCCTGCGCGCACCTTCGCCTTCCTCGACGAAGTCGAGGGCTTGCGAAGGAGTGGTTTGGCCCGCGGCGGCTCGCTCGAAAACGCCGTAGTGATAGGTGATGATGGCATATTGAACAGAGGCGGCCTGCGCTTCCCCGACGAGTTCGTCCGCCACAAACTCCTCGACCTTTTGGGAGATTTGGCCACATTGGGGTGCCGCCTCGCAGGTCATGTGGTGGCATGCCGTGCTGGTCATGACCTTCATCTCGCCCTTGCAGACAGGATAGACCGAATCCGCCCGAGGGGGGATCTAACGTGATCGATATTCACAAAATCCTGGAGTCATTGCCGCACAGATATCCCTTTTTGCTCGTAGATCGCATATTAGACCTTCAGGAGGGCAAGATAATCGGGCTCAAAAACGTCACCATAGATGAGCCGTTCTTTCAAGGCCACTTCCCCGATGACCCGGTTATGCCGGGTGTGCTCGTGCTGGAGTCAATGGGGCAGGTGGCGGCGATGATGATAGTCCTGCGGCCCGAAATGGTGGGCAAGGTGACGTTTTTGACCGGTGTCGACGACGCGCGCTTCCGCAAGCCGGTCCGTCCCGGCGATCAGTTGATCACCGAAGCCGAGGTTTTGAAAATGCGCGGCAAGGTTGGCAAAGTAGCTGCCGTCGCCAAGGTTAACGGCGAGGTGGTGGCTGAAACCGTGTTCACGTTTGTGGTGGCGAAGAAGCTCGGTGAGCCGGAGTGAAGCGGATGATTCATCCTACGGCGATCGTTTCGCCCAAGGCCGAAATCGACGACGACGTATCCATCGGCCCCTACAGCATCGTGGGTGATCGCGTCCGCATAGGTGCGGGCTCCGTCATAGGGGCATATGTGCACATATCGGATTACGTCTCCTTGGGCCGGGGGTGCAGGTGTTTCGACCACGTGGTCTTGGGGATGGAGCCGCAGGATCTCGGTTTTCGCGGCGAGGAGAGCTGGGTGTGCGTGGACGACGACGCTACGTTGAGAGAGAACGTCACCGTCCACCGAGCCAGCGGCGAGGGAAATTGCACGCGCATCGGTTCAGGCGCTTATCTTATGGAAGGGGTCCACATCGGCCACAACGTCAAGGTGGGTCCTGGCGTGGTGGTGGCCAACAAAACCGGGTTCTCCGGCTATGTGGAGGTGGGGGAGAAGGCCGTCGTGAGCGGCCTTGTAGGCGTTCATCAGTTCGTCCGCATAGGCAGGTTCTGCATGGTGGGCGGCCTCGCCAAGGTCATAAAGGATATCCCACCTTACTCACTCGCTGACGGGCACCCGGCCCGCATCTACGGCATAAACGTCGTTGGATTGAAGCGAAACGGCTTTGACAGGGAAACTCGAAGCCACATAGCAGGTCTTTACCGCATCCTGTATCGCTCCGGCCTCGCGATGAAAGAGGCATTGCGCGAGCTCGCCGCTCGATACCCCGGCGACGAATTCCAAGAGGAGCTCACCCGTTTTATAACTTCATCGAAAAGGGGAGTGACGCCGTGGGGCGCCTCCTGTGAAAGGGATCGAGAGGATGATTAAACTCTTTGCTATGGACGTGGATGGGACGCTGACCGATGGCGGCGTCTACATGGACGGTCAGGGTGGCGAGTGGAAACGCTTCGACATCCAGGACGGCATGGGCATAGCGCGCCTGAAAGCAAGCGGCGTCGTCATAGCCTTCGTGAGCGGGCGCCCCTCGCCGGCCACGGACCAGAGGGCGAAGGACCTCGGCGTGGATCGCGTTTACAACGGCGTAGGCGAGAAACTCTCCATTTTGCAGAAACTCGCCCGCGAGCTCGATCTTTCGAAGGAAGAGGTGGCGTATATGGGTGACGACGTGAACGACTTGCCCCCTATAGAATGGGCCGGTTTGGGCATAGCTCCTGCCAACGCCATGCCCGAGGTCAAAGCCGTGTCGGATTGGGTGACGAACTCCTGCGGCGGTCATGGGGCCGTTCGCGAGGCTGCCGAGAGGATCTTGGAACTCAATGCATCAGTAGCGAAAGGGGAGTCGTCGCATTAAGATCCTGGACCGCTTCATCATAAACGAGCTGAAACCTCCCTTTTTTTTCGGCATCTTCGCCTTTTCGCTCCTCTTGGTGGCCGGAGACCTCCTTTTCGACCTGGCCGATCTCATCGTGGAGCGCGGCGTCCCTTTGTGGATCGTGACCAAGCTCTTCATTTACAGGTTGCCCAGCGTGGTAGTGCTCACCTTACCGATGGCCATGCTTCTGGCATCCATCTACTGCTTCTCGAAGCTGTCTTCCCAATCGGAGCTGGTGGCACTCAAGGCCTCCGGCGTGGCCTTCCAGCGCATCGTGCGCCCCCTCTTGATGGTCGCGCTAGTCGTAGGGTGCGCCGCCCTCCTTTTGAACGAGACGATAGTCCCGTTGGCCGATAGGGCTGCGGAGCACGTTTTGAGGTATGAAATTGCGCGCGAGCGCCCGTCCTTGCTGAGGGAAAGGTTGTTTTTGAGGGAAGAAAAAGCGGGAAGGCTCTCGCGGGTCATATACATAGAAAAACTCCTGCCTCGCAGTGGCCTTATGGAGGGCGTCTTGGTCCAGGAGTTCAACGAGGGTTCGCTGAAGCGCATCGTGCTGGCAGAAAAGGGGAGTTGGCAGGGCGGGGAGTGGTGGCTCGAAGGCGGCAGGGCCTTTGAGGTTTCATCCGACGGTCAAGTCTCGGGGTCTGCACAATTTGCGCGTCAGCGCCTTCCCTTGCCCCTTTCCCCGGCACAGGTCGAGCGCGCTGCTGCAGATCCCAAGAGGATGGGCGCTTTCGAGCTGCACAAATATATTGCCCTCGTAGAGGCGCAGGGTGCCGATGTGCGGCCCTTGCAGATGCTGCTTTACCTTCGCCTGGCGGTGCCCTGGGCCAGCGTGGTGTTGGCCATGGTGGGTTCGAGCATGGGAGTGCGCTCGCGGCGCGCCACCTCAGGGGTTGGTCTGGGAGTGAGCGTCATAGTCATCTTCTTCTATTACGTATTGATGTCGCTGTGTAAAGCCATGGGAGAGAGCGGGTATATGCCGCCACTTTTCGCCGCGTGGCTTCCCAATCTTCTTTTCTTTTTGATCGGCGGAGCGCTTATCAGGCGCGCCAATACGGCCTAAGGAGGCAATGGCATGGATGGCGGATCTGTGGCTCTCGTAGCCGGAGGCGGCCTGCTTCCGCTTGAGATAGCGAGGCGGCTTCATAGCCGCGGTGAGGCCCCTTTCGTCTATTCTATAGGTCCCGCGCATGACGAACTCTTTGAGCATGCCAGAAGTCTCGTCGTGCTTTCGCGCTTGGAGCTCGAAGCGCTTCTCGCCGACATGGAGGCGAAGGGTGTTAGGGACGTGATTTTAGCAGGTCTCGTCTCCAAGACGTTCATGTACGAGCCGGCGATGCTCGACTCCGCCATGAAGAAGCTCCTCGCGGAGCTTTCCTCCAGAGACGATCACTCACTGTTGGGAGCGATAGTTAAGGTTATGGAAGAGCGCGGGTTTGCGGTCCTCAAATACCGGCACATCATAGAAGATTGGATGGCGCCCCTCGGGCATATCGCCGGCAGAAAGCCCTCTCAAGAAGAGGCGGAAGACATAAGTTACGGTGTGGGGGTAGCCTCGCACATCCTGCCCTTGTCCTTCGGCCAGACTGTGGTCGTGAAGGGCAGAGCCGTCGTAGCCGTTGAGGCCATGGAGGGGACAGATTTAACGCTGCGCCGTGCCGGAAGGGTGTGCAGGGGCGGCGTGGTCGTGAAGATGATGCGGCAAGATCAGGACGAGCGTTACGATCTTCCCGTTATAGGCAAAAAGACCATCGAAAACATGGCCGCCTCGGGGCTGACATGCCTTGCCGTGGAAGCCGGGCGCACTATAATCCTCGACCCAGATCGTTTTAAGAGGGCGGCTTCAAAGAGAGACATAGCTGTGGTGGGGGTAGCACCTTGTCGATCTTCATAAGCTGTGGGGAGGCCTCCGGCGACGCCTACGGCGCTGGTTTGCTGAAAGCCCTGCGCGATCTCGGCTTTGGCGACCGAGTGTGGGGCATGCTCGGCCCTAAGTCGCAAGAAGCCGGAGGTGAAGCCCTTTGGCCTTCCTCCGAGCTCTCGATCGTCGGTGCCGTAGAGGCCGTTGCGGCGCTCCCTCGCTTGCTGCGCCTCAGGGGCGAGATCGCTAAAGCCGCCTTGGCAGAAAAACCT
Protein-coding regions in this window:
- a CDS encoding histidine phosphatase family protein, with the translated sequence MTKPRRILFARHAQTDWNDLSRYQGRTDVPLNVGGRRQAENLARRLAYWKADRVFSSTLVRARETAEIVMEKMPDPPALELFEDLVELDFGEWEGLSVSEVRQRYGELYERWRDDPASVDPPKGESFDDMIRRVNRAISPILSSDAERVLVICHGGTIRAAVVSLLGAPSSIAWRIRIDNCALFAVDILDGRRSLAFANDALHLFVGDAQAEQIPLLP
- a CDS encoding sigma-70 family RNA polymerase sigma factor, whose protein sequence is MARNSSSQGLDPQEEAELWRLCRQGDEEAREALIVAYRPLVFWLARRFSLDDGTAKDLLQEGMLALIKAVDAYDVSRGNKFTTYAFYRIRGHMINFLERSEKRAPCPVDVEGEIAQPGEQGAVEWHLLLEEAMGVLTLKERDVIQALVVEGKRAGDVARDAAIDVSHVYRIRRKALARLRTALGLSAPPGGQKRG
- a CDS encoding BamA/OMP85 family outer membrane protein yields the protein MRHFVVMIVLAVFLTVAICGSSAAQQPVVVELAAEGNKEIASQYVLGVVGTKVGDRLSREQIDRDIEAIYNLGFFSYVDVRLETRPDGVKVVYVVQENPPVKEIRFEGNSIYSDEELMKEVFTVPGSIFNRVFFRHDLERIQNKYREAGYVLVRMQDVRFENGIVEVQIVEPRVGEIIIQGNTRTKTNVIRREIPIKEGDVFNATYMRHSLNKLQRLGYFEDVSVGFEPTDKPEVMNIVITVTEQRTGRIGVSMGHGSSSGWSGGLVYEDTNWQGKGHKATVGFETGDREQYWISYEEPFMDEQYYSWKVGVYKHQWEDINYVDDRGDTIFEYDEDRTGYYIGAGRKFKHDPRMNWYVTLDWHDSSVDPTWWHSEGPVDYEAVRNLLSSGKTFSVLGTVQRTNTDRYLSYPKGDVEILNIQQAMSIMGSDWDYTKYWIEGRYYTPLTFLQDMFGAELGTKDNPAILAARVRAGFSSGTLPWADQYFLGGNKDLRGYEEDQFEGSEMFLANVELRIPIQEAVGFVIFYDVGNAWGGVKWKPESYQDGVLVPPHIERDSSSFSLSDLHDAWGFGVRVKTPLGNIRLDVAEGDYETFTHFGFGELF
- the lpxD gene encoding UDP-3-O-(3-hydroxymyristoyl)glucosamine N-acyltransferase — its product is MTLMSDEAVFSLEDIAKEVGGSVRGNPRRLVSGVTSPWSADASRITPVWEKKVLEGLPEDVPLLAPPGWIEPGRDGVEVQNPRGALAKLLTLFCKPRSFPPGIHPSAVVHPEASVDPYVHIGPLCVVESGAHLSSGAVLEAHVFVGENVKVGEGTRIEPMVVIYRDTVIGRRCLIHGGSVIGCDGFGFESLSEGGLAKIPQIGRVVVEDDVEIGAAVTIDRATMGETLIGAGTKIDDHVHVGHNARIGRNCVLVAMTGIGGSAHLEDGVVMAAQSGVRDHARIGRDAKVAARAGVTKDIPPGKIVSGFPARDHREELKVQAILHRLPDLVSLLDDLKKRVDKLSEQVKGNDS
- the lpxC gene encoding UDP-3-O-acyl-N-acetylglucosamine deacetylase: MTRRGLSRPAELSGVGLHTGRFSRLRLLPAGKKGLCFTFGDESFPLAQAKGESSGRGTDLRFPGGKVLRTAEHLMAAVFGMALDDLEIAVDGEEVPAADGSALPFVEAIESAGIVESDEISEAFAISFPIGVDDPPKERSICVLPGAALFLTYIISFNHPSVGAQYLSLEIDPERFKREIAPARTFAFLDEVEGLRRSGLARGGSLENAVVIGDDGILNRGGLRFPDEFVRHKLLDLLGDLATLGCRLAGHVVACRAGHDLHLALADRIDRIRPRGDLT
- the fabZ gene encoding 3-hydroxyacyl-ACP dehydratase FabZ, with product MIDIHKILESLPHRYPFLLVDRILDLQEGKIIGLKNVTIDEPFFQGHFPDDPVMPGVLVLESMGQVAAMMIVLRPEMVGKVTFLTGVDDARFRKPVRPGDQLITEAEVLKMRGKVGKVAAVAKVNGEVVAETVFTFVVAKKLGEPE
- the lpxA gene encoding acyl-ACP--UDP-N-acetylglucosamine O-acyltransferase, which produces MIHPTAIVSPKAEIDDDVSIGPYSIVGDRVRIGAGSVIGAYVHISDYVSLGRGCRCFDHVVLGMEPQDLGFRGEESWVCVDDDATLRENVTVHRASGEGNCTRIGSGAYLMEGVHIGHNVKVGPGVVVANKTGFSGYVEVGEKAVVSGLVGVHQFVRIGRFCMVGGLAKVIKDIPPYSLADGHPARIYGINVVGLKRNGFDRETRSHIAGLYRILYRSGLAMKEALRELAARYPGDEFQEELTRFITSSKRGVTPWGASCERDREDD
- a CDS encoding KdsC family phosphatase, with the protein product MIKLFAMDVDGTLTDGGVYMDGQGGEWKRFDIQDGMGIARLKASGVVIAFVSGRPSPATDQRAKDLGVDRVYNGVGEKLSILQKLARELDLSKEEVAYMGDDVNDLPPIEWAGLGIAPANAMPEVKAVSDWVTNSCGGHGAVREAAERILELNASVAKGESSH
- a CDS encoding LptF/LptG family permease, with protein sequence MNELKPPFFFGIFAFSLLLVAGDLLFDLADLIVERGVPLWIVTKLFIYRLPSVVVLTLPMAMLLASIYCFSKLSSQSELVALKASGVAFQRIVRPLLMVALVVGCAALLLNETIVPLADRAAEHVLRYEIARERPSLLRERLFLREEKAGRLSRVIYIEKLLPRSGLMEGVLVQEFNEGSLKRIVLAEKGSWQGGEWWLEGGRAFEVSSDGQVSGSAQFARQRLPLPLSPAQVERAAADPKRMGAFELHKYIALVEAQGADVRPLQMLLYLRLAVPWASVVLAMVGSSMGVRSRRATSGVGLGVSVIVIFFYYVLMSLCKAMGESGYMPPLFAAWLPNLLFFLIGGALIRRANTA
- a CDS encoding LpxI family protein gives rise to the protein MDGGSVALVAGGGLLPLEIARRLHSRGEAPFVYSIGPAHDELFEHARSLVVLSRLELEALLADMEAKGVRDVILAGLVSKTFMYEPAMLDSAMKKLLAELSSRDDHSLLGAIVKVMEERGFAVLKYRHIIEDWMAPLGHIAGRKPSQEEAEDISYGVGVASHILPLSFGQTVVVKGRAVVAVEAMEGTDLTLRRAGRVCRGGVVVKMMRQDQDERYDLPVIGKKTIENMAASGLTCLAVEAGRTIILDPDRFKRAASKRDIAVVGVAPCRSS